A section of the Syngnathus typhle isolate RoL2023-S1 ecotype Sweden unplaced genomic scaffold, RoL_Styp_1.0 HiC_scaffold_75, whole genome shotgun sequence genome encodes:
- the LOC133148338 gene encoding uncharacterized protein LOC133148338 produces MSLRSGKRYHPGLLEEDLMPDPTKPGQVHNTDDVDSTENKGNASYTDTKMKSSRSHTSKRSSVSSAALKARAQAVAARAQLEYSLKEAAIMKQKTELEASLHVLSSQKAVAVAEAEAAVYEEEEGLSKTELSHVFVEPPANPMQRTAEYIQQHTEICHEGFTLRVDPLACHNAAREQCEMAMTTKIDNKGMHSVEKTDIKVEHETQQGQTNSPKLYPYDTPPTSVEIRGVQDITKYLTRRELLSTGLLQFDDHPENYWAWKASFQNTIKDLHATAQEELDLMIKWLGVESGQQAKRIRSVYVFNPIAALGLVWQRLEECYGSPEVVENALLKKIEQFPKLSNRDSTKLRELGDILQEIECAKEGGYLPGLSYLDTARGVNPIVDKLPYALQEKWIAAGAKYKEQYKVCFPPFSVFSRFVRQQAKIRNDPSFVITPPASTSFKKDQGFKGNSRQVITVNKTDIPTDSSFSQNRYSQLPESPDKLCPIHKKPHPLKKCKSFRAKPIDERKSFLKENRVCFKCCGSTQHLAKDCKVQIKCTDCGSDRHLSALHPGPPPVPADSPEADKEDGGETEDSANISVVSKCTEICGNADSPHSCSKISPVLVYPDGKRQQAQKMYAVLDEQSNKSLAKSQFFELFNIKTRSDAYKLRTCSGLSDNVGRTASNFVIESMDGRVKLPLPNLIECDMIPDDRSEIPSPQVAMQFPHLQKIADKISPVEIQVPVLLLLGRDIMQVHKVRERINGPHNTPYAQRLDLGWVIVGEACLGKTHKPSNVNVLKTHVLQNGRASYLSPCPNIFQVKESSGCSFQPNTTPALQKGSEDKNSDLLGQTVFEKTKDDDKPALSVEDKDFIDIMEKEVFQNKANSWVAPLPFRSPRPKLPSNREQAFKRLQSFKKTNLGNKSWKCFKNTNTTDELYKAGKFIIQTVQHDTFQEEFRCIKANQPLPNQSCLKKLNPVIDEDCLLRIGGRLAPANLTKEEKHPLIIPHAHHVAVLLVRYHHEKVAHQGRHITEGALRAAGFWIIGSKRLVSSVIHKCVLCRKLRGQFQTQKMADLPVDRLLPMPPFTSVGMDIFGPWTVTTRRTRGGSADSKRWAVLFTCMSMRAVHIELIESMSTSSFINALRRFFSIRGPAQILRSDRGTNFIGACNELKIDHKDTELNSYLQEKGCTWLFNSPHSSHMGGSWERLIGIARRILDGILLKVIHIQLTHEVLSTFMAEVMAIMNARPLVAVSTDPDRPNLLTPAMLLTQKTNALSAPTGTFAPPDLYSKQWKQVQSLADIFWKRWRSEYLSTLQQRRKWTDDKMNVKVGDIVLLKDVLAHRNDWSMGRVVKTFESKDKKVRKAEVKTVKDGNVKVFLRPITDMVLLLSEK; encoded by the coding sequence ATGAGCCTACGATCAGGAAAGCGGTATCACCCAGGTCTACTAGAAGAAGATCTAATGCCAGACCCTACAAAACCAGGACAAGTGCACAACACAGACGATGTGGACAGCACGGAGAACAAGGGTAACGCAAGCTACACAGACACAAAGATGAAGTCTTCACGCTCGCATACATCCAAACGTTCATCCGTAAGTTCTGCAGCGCTAAAAGCACGTGCACAAGCAGTTGCTGCACGAGCACAGCTGGAGTATTCATTAAAAGAAGCAGCCATAATGAAACAGAAAACTGAACTTGAGGCTAGTTTACATGTTTTGAGTAGTCAAAAAGCTGTTGCAGTTGCCGaagcagaggctgctgtttatgaagaagaggagggtcTCTCAAAGACTGAACTGAGTCATGTGTTTGTAGAACCACCTGCTAATCCAATGCAACGCACAGCAGAGTATATTCAGCAACACACAGAGATTTGCCACGAAGGATTCACATTACGAGTTGATCCTCTCGCTTGCCACAATGCTGCACGTGAACAATGTGAAATGGCTATGACTACAAAGATAGACAATAAAGGCATGCACAGCGTGGAAAAAACGGATATTAAAGTAGAGCACGAAACACAGCAAGGACAGACGAATTCCCCCAAACTGTATCCGTACGACACTCCTCCGACATCAGTAGAAATACGGGGTGTACAGGACATCACAAAGTACCTAACAAGGAGAGAACTGTTAAGTACAGGACTTTTGCAGTTTGACGATCACCCAGAGAACTACTGGGCGTGGAAGGCTTCATTTCAAAACACCATAAAAGACTTGCATGCTACAGCGCAGGAAGAACTAGATTTAATGATAAAATGGCTTGGAGTTGAGTCTGGTCAGCAAGCTAAAAGAATTCGCTCAGTCTATGTTTTCAATCCAATCGCTGCTCTCGGCCTTGTGTGGCAAAGACTCGAGGAATGTTACGGGTCTCCTGAAGTAGTGGAAAATGCACTGTTGAAAAAGATCGAGCAGTTTCCCAAACTCAGCAACAGAGACAGCACAAAGTTAAGAGAGCTAGGTGACATTCTACAAGAAATCGAATGTGCAAAGGAGGGAGGATACTTACCAGGCCTCTCATATTTGGACACAGCACGCGGAGTGAACCCCATTGTGGACAAACTACCCTACGCGTTACAAGAAAAATGGATTGCAGCAGGAGCAAAGTATAAGGAGCAATACAAAGTCTGCTTTCCCCCTTTCAGCGTCTTTTCAAGATTTGTGAGACAACAAGCCAAAATAAGAAACGACCCAAGCTTTGTCATCACACCTCCAGCTAGCACAAGCTTCAAGAAAGACCAAGGTTTTAAAGGTAATTCCAGGCAAGTGATAACTGTGAACAAAACAGACATTCCCACAGACAGTAGTTTTTCTCAGAACAGATACAGTCAGTTGCCAGAAAGCCCTGACAAGCTATGCCCAATACATAAGAAGCCTCATCCACTAAAAAAGTGCAAAAGCTTTAGAGCAAAACCCATAGATGAGCGCAAGTCCTTTCTCAAAGAGAATAGAGTCTGTTTTAAGTGTTGTGGCTCTACTCAGCATTTAGCAAAAGACTGCAAGGTACAAATAAAGTGCACAGACTGTGGCAGTGACAGACATTTATCAGCGCTACATCCAGGTCCACCTCCTGTTCCAGCTGATAGCCCTGAAGCCGACAAAGAGGATGGCGGGGAGACAGAGGACAGTGCAAACATTTCAGTGGTCTCTAAATGCACAGAAATCTGCGGTAATGCAGACAGcccacattcatgctcaaagATAAGTCCGGTGTTAGTCTATCCAGATGGCAAAAGACAACAAGCACAAAAGATGTACGCAGTGCTTGACGAACAAAGTAACAAGTCTCTTGCTAAGTCACAGTTTTTTGAGCTCTTTAATATTAAGACACGCTCAGACGCTTACAAGCTCAGAACATGCTCCGGTCTGTCAGATAATGTTGGCAGAACAGCATCAAACTTTGTGATTGAGTCAATGGATGGTAGAGTAAAACTCCCACTCCCAAATCTGATCGAATGTGACATGATTCCAGACGATAGGAGTGAGATACCGTCTCCACAAGTTGCTATGCAGTTCCCACACTTACAGAAGATAGCTGACAAAATATCTCCTGTCGAAATACAAGTACCTGTCCTTCTACTCTTGGGAAGAGATATTATGCAGGTACACAAAGTCAGAGAGAGAATCAACGGGCCGCACAATACACCCTATGCGCAGCGCCTAGACTTAGGGTGGGTAATCGTTGGTGAAGCCTGCCTAGGAAAGACACACAAGCCCTCGAATGTGAATGTCCTAAAAACACATGTTCTTCAGAATGGCCGTGCTTCTTACCTCAGCCCATGTCCCAACATCTTTCAAGTAAAGGAGTCGAGTGGTTGCAGCTTCCAACCAAACACCACACCCGCTCTTCAAAAGGGCAGTGAAGATAAAAATTCTGATTTGCTGGGACAAACTGtttttgagaaaacaaaagatgaCGACAAACCAGCGCTGTCAGTAGAAGACAAAGACTTTATAGACATTATGGAAAAAGAAGTGTTTCAAAACAAAGCCAACAGCTGGGTGGCACCGTTGCCATTCCGCTCACCCAGACCGAAACTTCCAAGTAACAGGGAGCAAGCATTCAAACGTCTTCAGTCATTCAAGAAAACAAACTTGGGAAACAAAAGCTGGAagtgttttaaaaacacaaacactacCGATGAACTGTATAAAGCAGGGAAATTTATCATTCAAACTGTGCAACATGACACATTCCAAGAAGAGTTCCGGTGCATAAAAGCTAACCAGCCATTACCAAACCAGAGCTGTCTTAAAAAGCTAAACCCTGTTATTGATGAAGATTGTCTTCTGAGAATAGGAGGACGCTTGGCACCTGCTAATCTCACTAAAGAAGAGAAACATCCCCTCATTATCCCACACGCTCATCACGTAGCAGTCCTACTTGTCAGGTACCATCACGAGAAGGTAGCGCATCAGGGGCGCCACATAACAGAAGGAGCGCTCAGAGCAGCCGGATTTTGGATTATCGGCAGTAAACGGCTTGTCTCTTCTGTCATTCACAAATGTGTTCTCTGTCGTAAACTCAGAGGGCAATTTCAAACTCAAAAGATGGCAGATTTACCTGTTGATAGACTGTTGCCTATGCCACCATTCACCAGTGTTGGAATGGACATCTTCGGTCCCTGGACGGTTACCACACGTCGCACCAGAGGAGGAAGTGCAGACAGTAAACGCTGGGCTGTACTTTTCACCTGTATGTCCATGAGAGCTGTGCACATTGAGCTCATCGAATCGATGTCGACATCCAGCTTTATCAATGCGCTGAGAAGGTTTTTCAGCATTCGTGGACCCGCACAGATACTCCGCTCGGATAGAGGTACCAATTTTATTGGAGCATGCAACGAACTGAAAATTGATCACAAGGACACAGAATTGAACTCTTACCTGCAGGAAAAAGGATGTACGTGGCTGTTCAACTCCCCACACTCCTCACACATGGGTGGGTCGTGGGAGAGACTCATTGGAATTGCAAGACGTATTTTGGATGGTATTCTTTTGAAAGTCATACATATCCAACTCACACATGAGGTGTTAAGTACTTTCATGGCGGAAGTGATGGCAATAATGAATGCAAGACCACTCGTGGCGGTGTCAACAGATCCTGACAGACCAAATCTTCTCACCCCAGCAATGCTTCTTACCCAAAAGACCAATGCCTTATCTGCACCGACAGGAACCTTTGCACCTCCAGACCTCTATTCAAAGCAATGGAAGCAAGTACAGAGTCTGGCGGACATCTTTTGGAAACGGTGGAGGAGTGAATATCTTTCAACTCTACAGCAAAggagaaaatggactgatgacAAAATGAATGTAAAAGTCGGTGACATTGTATTACTGAAAGACGTGCTTGCACACAGAAATGACTGGTCCATGGGAAGAGTTGTGAAAACATTTGAGAGTAAGGACAAGAAGGTTCGAAAGGCAGAAGTGAAGACTGTAAAAGATGGAAATGTGAAAGTGTTTTTGAGACCTATTACAGACATGGTTTTGCTGTTATCAGAAAAgtaa